Proteins co-encoded in one Anabas testudineus chromosome 8, fAnaTes1.2, whole genome shotgun sequence genomic window:
- the LOC113162385 gene encoding transcription factor Sox-8, producing the protein MLKMTEEHDKCIGDQPCSPSGTNSSMSQDESDSDAPSSPTGSDGQGSLLAGVGKKLDSEDDDRFPACIRDAVSQVLKGYDWSLVPMPVRGNGSLKNKPHVKRPMNAFMVWAQAARRKLADQYPHLHNAELSKTLGKLWRLLSESEKRPFVDEAERLRVQHKKDHPDYKYQPRRRKNVKPGQSDSDSGAELAHHMYKAEPGMGGLAGMTDGHHHPEHAGQPHGPPTPPTTPKTDLHHGVKQDLKHESRRLVDSNRQNIDFSNVDISELSTDVISNIETFDVHEFDQYLPLNGHASGSSTLPSDHSHGQAPAPGSSYTSSYSHGGANGPAWSRKSAISSPSSSASEVAQHRLHIKTEQLSPSHYSEHSHGSPSHSDYSSYNSQACVTSATSSASAAASFSSSQCDYTDLQSSNYYNPYSGYPSSLYQYPYFHSSRRPYGSPILNSLSMAPAHSPTASSWDQPVYTTLSRP; encoded by the exons atgttaaaaatgacGGAGGAGCATGACAAGTGTATTGGCGACCAGCCGTGCAGCCCATCGGGTACAAACAGCTCAATGTCCCAGGACGAGTCTGACTCCGATGCTCCGTCCTCACCGACAGGCTCCGACGGTCAGGGATCCCTGCTCGCAGGTGTGGGCAAGAAACTGGACTCCGAGGATGACGACCGATTTCCAGCTTGCATTCGGGACGCCGTCTCGCAGGTCCTCAAGGGATACGACTGGTCCTTGGTGCCAATGCCCGTAAGAGGGAACGGATCGCTGAAGAATAAACCCCACGTCAAAAGACCCATGAATGCGTTCATGGTTTGGGCGCAGGCGGCCCGCAGAAAGCTGGCGGATCAGTATCCACACCTGCACAACGCCGAACTGAGCAAGACGCTGGGAAAACTGTGGCG CTTGCTCTCAGAGAGTGAAAAGAGGCCATTTGTGGATGAAGCAGAGAGGCTTCGGGTTCAGCACAAGAAAGATCATCCAGACTACAAGTACCAGCCTCGGCGACGGAAGAATGTTAAACCAGGTCAGAGCGACTCAGACTCAGGAGCAGAACTGGCACATCATATGTATAAAGCCGAACCAGGGATGGGAGGACTGGCAGGGATGACTGAtggacaccaccaccctgaaCATGCAG GGCAACCCCATGGCCCTCCTACCCCACCCACTACTCCCAAAACAGACCTGCACCACGGGGTGAAGCAGGATCTGAAGCATGAAAGCCGTCGTCTTGTTGACAGCAACAGGCAAAACATCGACTTCAGCAACGTAGACATCTCTGAACTCAGCACTGATGTCATCAGCAACATAGAGACCTTCGATGTGCACGAGTTTGATCAGTACCTCCCGCTCAACGGCCACGCCTCAGGCTCTTCCACCCTGCCCTCAGACCACAGCCACGGGCAGGCTCCAGCACCCGGCAGCTCCTACACTTCCTCATACAGCCACGGAGGTGCCAACGGGCCAGCGTGGAGCCGCAAGAGCGCCATatcctccccctcttcctctgccAGCGAGGTGGCCCAGCATCGGCTCCATATCAAAACAGAGCAACTGAGCCCTAGCCACTACAGCGAGCACTCCCATGGGTCACCCTCACATTCAGATTACAGCTCCTACAATAGCCAGGCCTGTGTCACGTCGGCCACGTCATCTGCCTCGGCAGCGGCCTCTTTCTCGAGCTCTCAGTGTGACTATACTGACCTCCAGAGCTCCAATTATTACAACCCTTACTCTGGCTACCCTTCTAGCCTCTACCAGTACCCTTATTTCCACTCATCCAGGCGACCCTACGGAAGCCCGATCCTCAACAGCCTGTCAATGGCTCCTGCCCACAGCCCCACTGCCTCCAGCTGGGACCAGCCCGTGTATACCACATTGTCTCGACCTTAA